One stretch of Pomacea canaliculata isolate SZHN2017 linkage group LG1, ASM307304v1, whole genome shotgun sequence DNA includes these proteins:
- the LOC112564997 gene encoding uncharacterized protein LOC112564997 isoform X1, which produces MTASLQALKSELEKRSLVLDEEGLKVCGQLMEVFPSYAMESVSAVVAMLSKDFAGNSEGLMSACVDFLLDEDSPSLKAFLSETSQNKDPGSMTPDDKFCRDKVWRSVELLQSGDTSDTCNSSISSRSGSPSLLHPEEEDSQNAASLVPFPSFSEATSRSKEDYNLCDSLNKTKVIFSAASSHAVAHHCEEDSNADSSVDLLLSSIANDCSTALPETRPYPLAGDYTSSSSSAAACHSLKDVESDVESDVESAGRKSVSSPSPSLDSDSSDTLPDYEFNEDFPSSFRRVVNSSAIIIQPKIVNLTSNSATAETSANKQQDSISSLSSFAPHSDMGLHVSDVGLCVSDAERSTKSILNSTHLIGGSSRQLPVAPSVANASFCDEKDTDMLNVHPTSSLKSLKPASFRIPSAFVRETSISSTKVTDNVDEQVLPSIVSPRQRCSSQKLKSLEENPTAGLSQAPCAIHPSLFQSNAHDTAGISHSETEGIVYLGKSSPQVPNQSVSQRSLLDHPPSISLVAPSEQQQSKTVLNMHPNSGSEVCIGNLSVAPAGLLQSKTVQTPSPSNSCLVSLLDVSNMHPNASSKVSVGNLSVAPAELLQSKTVQTPSPSNSRLVNLLGVSNMHPSADLQVNVSNPPVPRPTATETSGPKDNRSDAVRKLDDLAAKYHGNGNHMGALKTTAQCISTCSLQEPKTFKTDTSVASTHPVLSLLSYPPVPANTVLKKLDLPSSSSYSVNSSLPRVSLSLNPSSTFSTVYTQQQPLRLVYPHSHLTCDLGVRPPITSCHPSDHNKRNGDLAASHWTNSTHTNRYHLLAGSSGVTSVQLTAVTHGVTAGRQDPVPSTSGYRKRLNAEAIHTMASVNSQKEDGKSDASKRKESSGVDRWDYRDYPDIVIDDSLNDSQGSVQFMENSPQRAMNNPAGPLKTEQLPEHRGLDFAVQSVIEVFPNIEITYVRDMLKRFLAAGVVWNHALNNVLNQLLENPNFPTCLDSSHSVQLTKKPKKDYFNDYSAPVIVASSAIATAAWDLLSWDFRMIARNEIKQVMSRYNYHYAPVYRCLTKAMASTREVKSSSPDSKSRVITVVCHEGKGNEWKAVFYLLKKPRMLGKHVKEFIQHLPPELKAETEFVQDYLKQEKEESDRQIAWQLLEKEYYEEGQAIECGCCYTQYPFEKLVQCFDGHLFCCDCLQGYAREAIFGSGKLNLMCMTEGCETTFPKSQLIKALPDDVMQKYDERLAEESLNMAEISDLVRCPYCNLAAVLDANVQIFECPGPSCQKTTCRDCKEDWEDHMGKSCEEVEKKDETKLRKEYEEKMTSLKVRTCPRCKAQFFKEEGCNKMICRCGATMCYLCRKPSITYKHFCQHPRDPGKGCTQCTACSLWTNPDEDEKKAIAEVQREAQVQRKEHGYLDNKVIGVP; this is translated from the exons ATGACGGCCAGTTTGCAAGCATTAAAAAG TGAACTTGAAAAGAGATCTTTGGTGCTTGATGAAGAGGGTCTAAAAGTATGTGGTCAACTAATGGAAGTCTTCCCAAGCTATGCTATGGAAAGTGTAAGCGCTGTAGTTGCCATGCTTTCAAAGGATTTTGCTGGAAATTCAGAAGGGCTGATGTCAGCTtgtgttgattttcttttggaCGAAGACAGCCCCTCTTTAAAAGCCTTCCTTTCTGAAACATCACAGAACAAGGATCCTGGAAGCATGACACCAGACGACAAAT TTTGCAGAGATAAAGTGTGGCGGTCAGTGGAGTTATTGCAGAGTGGGGACACATCAGACACATGCAACAGCAGCATATCTTCAAGATCTGGAAGCCCAAGCTTGCTGCAtccagaagaagaagacagtCAGAATGCTGCTTCTTTGGtgccttttccttctttttctgaAGCAACTTCGAGGTCAAAAGAAGACTACAACTTATGTGACTCACTGAATAAgacaaaagtaattttctcAGCTGCAAGTTCTCATGCTGTTGCTCATCATTGTGAGGAAGATTCAAATGCAGATTCATCAGTGGATCTTCTGCTATCTTCAATAGCCAATGATTGCTCTACAGCTTTGCCAGAAACTAGACCATATCCTTTGGCAGGAGATTATacctcatcttcctcttcagcagcagcatgtCACTCATTGAAAGATGTAGAATCAGATGTAGAATCAGATGTAGAATCAGCTGGAAGAAAATCAGTGTCTTCACCCTCACCCAGTCTTGACTCTGATTCATCTGACACCCTTCCAGACTATGAGTTTAATGAGGACTTTCCATCTAGTTTCCGAAGAGTAGTGAATTCATCTGCAATCATAATACAACCTAAAATTGTGAATTTGACTTCAAACAGTGCCACGGCAGAAACatctgcaaacaaacaacaggatTCCATTTCTTCTCTATCATCTTTTGCTCCACATTCAGATATGGGTCTACATGTTTCAGATGTGGGTTTATGTGTTTCAGATGCTGAGCGCAGTACAAAGTCTATTCTTAATAGCACGCACCTGATTGGTGGCTCAAGTAGACAGTTGCCTGTTGCTCCGTCTGTTGCCAATGCTTCTTTCTGCGATGAAAAAGATACAGATATGTTAAATGTGCATCCTACTTCTAGTCTCAAAAGTTTAAAGCCTGCATCTTTCAGAATTCCCAGTGCTTTTGTCAGAGAGACAAGCATTTCAAGTACCAAGGTTACTGATAATGTTGATGAGCAGGTACTGCCCAGCATTGTTTCTCCTAGGCAAAGATGTTCAAGTCAGAAACTGAAATCCCTAGAAGAAAACCCCACAGCGGGTCTTTCTCAAGCACCCTGCGCCATTCATCCATCTTTATTTCAAAGTAATGCACATGATACTGCAGGAATTTCTCATTCTGAGACTGAGGGAATAGTCTATTTGGGAAAGAGTTCACCACAGGTTCCTAACCAGTCTGTCAGCCAAAGATCACTTTTAGACCATCCTCCATCCATTTCACTGGTGGCACCAAGTGAACAGCAGCAGTCTAAGACAGTCTTAAACATGCATCCAAATTCAGGCTCAGAAGTGTGCATAGGTAATCTGTCTGTGGCACCAGCTGGACTGCTGCAGTCTAAGACAGTACAAACACCATCACCTTCAAATTCTTGTTTAGTAAGTTTACTTGATGTCTCAAACATGCATCCGAATGCAAGCTCAAAAGTGAGCGTAGGTAATCTGTCTGTGGCACCAGCTGAACTGCTGCAGTCCAAGACAGTCCAAACACCATCACCTTCAAATTCTCGTTTAGTAAATTTACTTGGTGTCTCAAACATGCATCCAAGTGCAGACTTACAAGTGAACGTAAGTAATCCGCCTGTGCCAAGACCAACAGCAACAGAGACGTCTGGACCAAAGGATAACAGATCAGATGCAGTTCGAAAGCTGGATGATCTTGCTGCTAAGTACCATGGTAATGGAAATCACATGGGAGCACTAAAGACTACCGCTCAGTGTATCTCCACATGCAGTTTGCAAGAACCTAAGACATTCAAGACTGACACTAGTGTTGCAAGCACCCATCCTGTCCTAAGTTTATTGTCTTATCCTCCTGTGCCAGCCAACACTGTTTTGAAAAAGTTAGATTTACCGTCCTCTTCTTCATATTCTGTCAACTCGTCCTTACCTAGGGTATCTCTGTCTTTGAACCCTTCATCCACATTTTCCACAGTTTACACCCAACAACAACCATTACGGCTAGTTTATCCCCATTCTCATCTGACTTGTGACTTAGGTGTCAGACCACCTATAACTTCTTGCCATCCCTCTGATCACAACAAAAGAAACGGAGACCTTGCAGCCAGTCACTGGACAAACTCAACTCACACAAACAGATATCATTTGTTGGCAGGGAGTTCAGGAGTAACTAGTGTTCAGCTTACTGCAGTCACACATGGTGTTACTGCTGGCAGACAGGATCCAGTGCCCAGCACCTCAGGTTATAGAAAGAGGTTAAATGCTGAAGCAATACACACCATGGCTTCTGTAAACTCCCAGAAAGAAGATGGGAAATCTGATGCCAGTAAGAGAAAGGAGTCTTCTGGCGTTGATAGATGGGATTACAGGGACTATCCTGATATTGTCATTGATGACAGTCTGAATGACAG TCAGGGATCTGTACAGTTTATGGAGAATAGCCCACAAAGGGCAATGAACAATCCAGCAGGCCCCCTCAAAACTGAACAGCTACCTGAACATCGAGGACTGGATTTTGCTGTACAGAGTGTT ATTGAGGTGTTtccaaatattgaaataacTTATGTGCGGGACATGCTGAAGCGCTTTTTGGCTGCAGGGGTCGTCTGGAACCATGCACTCAATAATGTTTTAAACCAGCTTTTGGAGAACCCCAATTTCCCTACTTGTCTAGACTCCAGCCATTCAGTG CAGCTCACgaagaaaccaaagaaagattattttaatgacTACAGTGCTCCAGTTATCGTAGCTTCATCAGCCATCGCCACTGCAGCATGGGATTTATTGTCATGGGACTTTCGCATG ATTGCCCGCAATGAGATCAAGCAGGTGATGTCCAGGTACAACTACCATTATGCTCCTGTTTACAGATGCCTTACTAAAGCCATGGCTAGCACTAGAG AGGTAAAAAGCTCCTCCCCAGATTCCAAATCCAGAGTAATCACAGTTGTGTGTCATGAGG GAAAAGGTAATGAATGGAAAGCAGTTTTCTATCTGCTAAAGAAACCTCGCATGCTAGGTAAGCATGTGAAAGAATTTATACAACATCTTCCACCAGAGTTAAAAGCCGAGACTGAGTTTGTCCAGGACTATCTGAAACAAGAGAaggag gaatcTGACCGTCAGATAGCTTGGCAGCTACTGGAGAAGGAGTATTATGAAGAAGGCCAAGCCATTGAGTGTGGATGCTGTTATACACAGTACCCCTTTGAAAAGCTTGTCCAGTGCTTTGATGGCCATCTCTTCTGCTGTGACTGTCTGCAGGGATATGCGCGGGAAGCTATCTTTGGATCTGGAAAA TTGAATTTGATGTGCATGACAGAAGGATGTGAAACAACCTTTCCCAAGA GTCAGCTTATAAAAGCACTACCTGATGATGTTATGCAGAAATATGATGAGCGTCTTGCGGAAGAGAGCCTTAATATGGCTGAGATTTCAGACCTTGTCAG GTGCCCATATTGTAATCTGGCTGCAGTACTTGATGCAAATGTGCAAATTTTCGAGTGTCCTGGGCCCAGCTGTCAAAAG ACAACATGTCGCGATTGTAAAGAAGATTGGGAAGATCACATGGGAAAGTCATGTGAAGAAGTGGAAAAGAAGGATGAGACAAAACTTCGCAAAGAGTA TGAAGAGAAGATGACATCTCTGAAGGTGCGGACTTGCCCAAGATGCAAAGCTCAGTTCTTTAAAGAAGAAGGATgcaacaaaatgatttgccGTTGTGGAGCTACCATGTGTTACCTCTGTCGCAAACCTTCA ATTACTTACAAGCACTTCTGCCAACATCCTCGTGATCCAGGCAAGGGCTGCACTCAATGCACTGCTTGCTCATTATGGACTAACCCTGAT
- the LOC112564997 gene encoding uncharacterized protein LOC112564997 isoform X2 — protein MSELEKRSLVLDEEGLKVCGQLMEVFPSYAMESVSAVVAMLSKDFAGNSEGLMSACVDFLLDEDSPSLKAFLSETSQNKDPGSMTPDDKFCRDKVWRSVELLQSGDTSDTCNSSISSRSGSPSLLHPEEEDSQNAASLVPFPSFSEATSRSKEDYNLCDSLNKTKVIFSAASSHAVAHHCEEDSNADSSVDLLLSSIANDCSTALPETRPYPLAGDYTSSSSSAAACHSLKDVESDVESDVESAGRKSVSSPSPSLDSDSSDTLPDYEFNEDFPSSFRRVVNSSAIIIQPKIVNLTSNSATAETSANKQQDSISSLSSFAPHSDMGLHVSDVGLCVSDAERSTKSILNSTHLIGGSSRQLPVAPSVANASFCDEKDTDMLNVHPTSSLKSLKPASFRIPSAFVRETSISSTKVTDNVDEQVLPSIVSPRQRCSSQKLKSLEENPTAGLSQAPCAIHPSLFQSNAHDTAGISHSETEGIVYLGKSSPQVPNQSVSQRSLLDHPPSISLVAPSEQQQSKTVLNMHPNSGSEVCIGNLSVAPAGLLQSKTVQTPSPSNSCLVSLLDVSNMHPNASSKVSVGNLSVAPAELLQSKTVQTPSPSNSRLVNLLGVSNMHPSADLQVNVSNPPVPRPTATETSGPKDNRSDAVRKLDDLAAKYHGNGNHMGALKTTAQCISTCSLQEPKTFKTDTSVASTHPVLSLLSYPPVPANTVLKKLDLPSSSSYSVNSSLPRVSLSLNPSSTFSTVYTQQQPLRLVYPHSHLTCDLGVRPPITSCHPSDHNKRNGDLAASHWTNSTHTNRYHLLAGSSGVTSVQLTAVTHGVTAGRQDPVPSTSGYRKRLNAEAIHTMASVNSQKEDGKSDASKRKESSGVDRWDYRDYPDIVIDDSLNDSQGSVQFMENSPQRAMNNPAGPLKTEQLPEHRGLDFAVQSVIEVFPNIEITYVRDMLKRFLAAGVVWNHALNNVLNQLLENPNFPTCLDSSHSVQLTKKPKKDYFNDYSAPVIVASSAIATAAWDLLSWDFRMIARNEIKQVMSRYNYHYAPVYRCLTKAMASTREVKSSSPDSKSRVITVVCHEGKGNEWKAVFYLLKKPRMLGKHVKEFIQHLPPELKAETEFVQDYLKQEKEESDRQIAWQLLEKEYYEEGQAIECGCCYTQYPFEKLVQCFDGHLFCCDCLQGYAREAIFGSGKLNLMCMTEGCETTFPKSQLIKALPDDVMQKYDERLAEESLNMAEISDLVRCPYCNLAAVLDANVQIFECPGPSCQKTTCRDCKEDWEDHMGKSCEEVEKKDETKLRKEYEEKMTSLKVRTCPRCKAQFFKEEGCNKMICRCGATMCYLCRKPSITYKHFCQHPRDPGKGCTQCTACSLWTNPDEDEKKAIAEVQREAQVQRKEHGYLDNKVIGVP, from the exons atgag TGAACTTGAAAAGAGATCTTTGGTGCTTGATGAAGAGGGTCTAAAAGTATGTGGTCAACTAATGGAAGTCTTCCCAAGCTATGCTATGGAAAGTGTAAGCGCTGTAGTTGCCATGCTTTCAAAGGATTTTGCTGGAAATTCAGAAGGGCTGATGTCAGCTtgtgttgattttcttttggaCGAAGACAGCCCCTCTTTAAAAGCCTTCCTTTCTGAAACATCACAGAACAAGGATCCTGGAAGCATGACACCAGACGACAAAT TTTGCAGAGATAAAGTGTGGCGGTCAGTGGAGTTATTGCAGAGTGGGGACACATCAGACACATGCAACAGCAGCATATCTTCAAGATCTGGAAGCCCAAGCTTGCTGCAtccagaagaagaagacagtCAGAATGCTGCTTCTTTGGtgccttttccttctttttctgaAGCAACTTCGAGGTCAAAAGAAGACTACAACTTATGTGACTCACTGAATAAgacaaaagtaattttctcAGCTGCAAGTTCTCATGCTGTTGCTCATCATTGTGAGGAAGATTCAAATGCAGATTCATCAGTGGATCTTCTGCTATCTTCAATAGCCAATGATTGCTCTACAGCTTTGCCAGAAACTAGACCATATCCTTTGGCAGGAGATTATacctcatcttcctcttcagcagcagcatgtCACTCATTGAAAGATGTAGAATCAGATGTAGAATCAGATGTAGAATCAGCTGGAAGAAAATCAGTGTCTTCACCCTCACCCAGTCTTGACTCTGATTCATCTGACACCCTTCCAGACTATGAGTTTAATGAGGACTTTCCATCTAGTTTCCGAAGAGTAGTGAATTCATCTGCAATCATAATACAACCTAAAATTGTGAATTTGACTTCAAACAGTGCCACGGCAGAAACatctgcaaacaaacaacaggatTCCATTTCTTCTCTATCATCTTTTGCTCCACATTCAGATATGGGTCTACATGTTTCAGATGTGGGTTTATGTGTTTCAGATGCTGAGCGCAGTACAAAGTCTATTCTTAATAGCACGCACCTGATTGGTGGCTCAAGTAGACAGTTGCCTGTTGCTCCGTCTGTTGCCAATGCTTCTTTCTGCGATGAAAAAGATACAGATATGTTAAATGTGCATCCTACTTCTAGTCTCAAAAGTTTAAAGCCTGCATCTTTCAGAATTCCCAGTGCTTTTGTCAGAGAGACAAGCATTTCAAGTACCAAGGTTACTGATAATGTTGATGAGCAGGTACTGCCCAGCATTGTTTCTCCTAGGCAAAGATGTTCAAGTCAGAAACTGAAATCCCTAGAAGAAAACCCCACAGCGGGTCTTTCTCAAGCACCCTGCGCCATTCATCCATCTTTATTTCAAAGTAATGCACATGATACTGCAGGAATTTCTCATTCTGAGACTGAGGGAATAGTCTATTTGGGAAAGAGTTCACCACAGGTTCCTAACCAGTCTGTCAGCCAAAGATCACTTTTAGACCATCCTCCATCCATTTCACTGGTGGCACCAAGTGAACAGCAGCAGTCTAAGACAGTCTTAAACATGCATCCAAATTCAGGCTCAGAAGTGTGCATAGGTAATCTGTCTGTGGCACCAGCTGGACTGCTGCAGTCTAAGACAGTACAAACACCATCACCTTCAAATTCTTGTTTAGTAAGTTTACTTGATGTCTCAAACATGCATCCGAATGCAAGCTCAAAAGTGAGCGTAGGTAATCTGTCTGTGGCACCAGCTGAACTGCTGCAGTCCAAGACAGTCCAAACACCATCACCTTCAAATTCTCGTTTAGTAAATTTACTTGGTGTCTCAAACATGCATCCAAGTGCAGACTTACAAGTGAACGTAAGTAATCCGCCTGTGCCAAGACCAACAGCAACAGAGACGTCTGGACCAAAGGATAACAGATCAGATGCAGTTCGAAAGCTGGATGATCTTGCTGCTAAGTACCATGGTAATGGAAATCACATGGGAGCACTAAAGACTACCGCTCAGTGTATCTCCACATGCAGTTTGCAAGAACCTAAGACATTCAAGACTGACACTAGTGTTGCAAGCACCCATCCTGTCCTAAGTTTATTGTCTTATCCTCCTGTGCCAGCCAACACTGTTTTGAAAAAGTTAGATTTACCGTCCTCTTCTTCATATTCTGTCAACTCGTCCTTACCTAGGGTATCTCTGTCTTTGAACCCTTCATCCACATTTTCCACAGTTTACACCCAACAACAACCATTACGGCTAGTTTATCCCCATTCTCATCTGACTTGTGACTTAGGTGTCAGACCACCTATAACTTCTTGCCATCCCTCTGATCACAACAAAAGAAACGGAGACCTTGCAGCCAGTCACTGGACAAACTCAACTCACACAAACAGATATCATTTGTTGGCAGGGAGTTCAGGAGTAACTAGTGTTCAGCTTACTGCAGTCACACATGGTGTTACTGCTGGCAGACAGGATCCAGTGCCCAGCACCTCAGGTTATAGAAAGAGGTTAAATGCTGAAGCAATACACACCATGGCTTCTGTAAACTCCCAGAAAGAAGATGGGAAATCTGATGCCAGTAAGAGAAAGGAGTCTTCTGGCGTTGATAGATGGGATTACAGGGACTATCCTGATATTGTCATTGATGACAGTCTGAATGACAG TCAGGGATCTGTACAGTTTATGGAGAATAGCCCACAAAGGGCAATGAACAATCCAGCAGGCCCCCTCAAAACTGAACAGCTACCTGAACATCGAGGACTGGATTTTGCTGTACAGAGTGTT ATTGAGGTGTTtccaaatattgaaataacTTATGTGCGGGACATGCTGAAGCGCTTTTTGGCTGCAGGGGTCGTCTGGAACCATGCACTCAATAATGTTTTAAACCAGCTTTTGGAGAACCCCAATTTCCCTACTTGTCTAGACTCCAGCCATTCAGTG CAGCTCACgaagaaaccaaagaaagattattttaatgacTACAGTGCTCCAGTTATCGTAGCTTCATCAGCCATCGCCACTGCAGCATGGGATTTATTGTCATGGGACTTTCGCATG ATTGCCCGCAATGAGATCAAGCAGGTGATGTCCAGGTACAACTACCATTATGCTCCTGTTTACAGATGCCTTACTAAAGCCATGGCTAGCACTAGAG AGGTAAAAAGCTCCTCCCCAGATTCCAAATCCAGAGTAATCACAGTTGTGTGTCATGAGG GAAAAGGTAATGAATGGAAAGCAGTTTTCTATCTGCTAAAGAAACCTCGCATGCTAGGTAAGCATGTGAAAGAATTTATACAACATCTTCCACCAGAGTTAAAAGCCGAGACTGAGTTTGTCCAGGACTATCTGAAACAAGAGAaggag gaatcTGACCGTCAGATAGCTTGGCAGCTACTGGAGAAGGAGTATTATGAAGAAGGCCAAGCCATTGAGTGTGGATGCTGTTATACACAGTACCCCTTTGAAAAGCTTGTCCAGTGCTTTGATGGCCATCTCTTCTGCTGTGACTGTCTGCAGGGATATGCGCGGGAAGCTATCTTTGGATCTGGAAAA TTGAATTTGATGTGCATGACAGAAGGATGTGAAACAACCTTTCCCAAGA GTCAGCTTATAAAAGCACTACCTGATGATGTTATGCAGAAATATGATGAGCGTCTTGCGGAAGAGAGCCTTAATATGGCTGAGATTTCAGACCTTGTCAG GTGCCCATATTGTAATCTGGCTGCAGTACTTGATGCAAATGTGCAAATTTTCGAGTGTCCTGGGCCCAGCTGTCAAAAG ACAACATGTCGCGATTGTAAAGAAGATTGGGAAGATCACATGGGAAAGTCATGTGAAGAAGTGGAAAAGAAGGATGAGACAAAACTTCGCAAAGAGTA TGAAGAGAAGATGACATCTCTGAAGGTGCGGACTTGCCCAAGATGCAAAGCTCAGTTCTTTAAAGAAGAAGGATgcaacaaaatgatttgccGTTGTGGAGCTACCATGTGTTACCTCTGTCGCAAACCTTCA ATTACTTACAAGCACTTCTGCCAACATCCTCGTGATCCAGGCAAGGGCTGCACTCAATGCACTGCTTGCTCATTATGGACTAACCCTGAT